The stretch of DNA TAACTGGTGGGATTGGTATAATTGAGAAAATAGACCAGCAAAACACCCAAAAAGAAATATTGGTTCCAGCTGACGACCCTGATGTTGTTAATAAAATTATAGCCAAGGGTTATCGGGGGGTTTATTTGTTGATGCCAGAAAATTTTCGGAACGAAAAAGAACAACCAATTAATAAAAATTGTATTGTATTTGTTAAAGATTAATTTATAATAATATGATTGACGGCGTAAAAATAAAAGAATTAAAGATCCACCCAGATGTGCACAAAGAAGGCGAAGAAGTGGTCAAAGAACCGGGTTTTTTGGCCGAGGTTTTACGCGCCGATGAAGGGCTTTTAAAAAAATTCGGCCAAAGCATTTTCACTCTAGCTTATCCAGGTACGATCAAGGCTTTCCATTGGCACAAGCTCCAAGATGATTTATGGTTTTTTGCTACCGGCAAAGTTATTGTGGTCTTGCATGATCTGCGGGACGATTCACCGACCAAGGGTGAGACCCAGGTTATAGGAGCCGGAGCAGGGGATTATAAATTAATTTTAATTCCTGTTGGCGTAGCCCATGGC from Candidatus Kuenenbacteria bacterium encodes:
- a CDS encoding spore coat protein, which gives rise to MIDGVKIKELKIHPDVHKEGEEVVKEPGFLAEVLRADEGLLKKFGQSIFTLAYPGTIKAFHWHKLQDDLWFFATGKVIVVLHDLRDDSPTKGETQVIGAGAGDYKLILIPVGVAHGYKVLGDESAMLFYHVTEVYNKDNPDEERIPYDDPQIGFDWGKYQ